The Deinococcus koreensis genome window below encodes:
- a CDS encoding Crp/Fnr family transcriptional regulator, translated as MTRLEALKRNPLFQDVPDPALNEISRVVTERHLSPGEVLLTQDVQGEALHLLVSGVVRVSRVSLGSRERVMGDVYAPGVIGETAVLSVSSERSATVVAITPVSTLMLYRTHFQQLLQRYPGILWNLSRMLAERITFLNDELIAFGLNTEAALSHVFTNLYRQRVQAGVPQPEVLPLGTHDIMLRISSSRETVSRVMRKLEKQGLVSVRGSNVILLDPEGLERIPLEESEAAE; from the coding sequence ATGACCCGGTTGGAGGCCCTGAAACGCAATCCGCTCTTCCAGGACGTGCCGGATCCGGCGCTGAACGAGATTTCCAGGGTCGTCACCGAGCGCCACCTCAGTCCGGGCGAGGTGCTGCTCACCCAGGACGTCCAGGGGGAGGCGCTGCACCTGCTGGTCAGCGGCGTGGTGCGGGTCAGCCGGGTCAGTCTGGGCAGCCGCGAGCGGGTCATGGGCGACGTCTACGCCCCCGGCGTGATCGGTGAGACGGCCGTGCTGTCGGTGTCCAGCGAACGCAGCGCCACGGTGGTGGCGATTACCCCGGTCTCTACGCTGATGCTGTACCGCACGCACTTCCAGCAACTGCTGCAGCGTTACCCGGGCATCCTCTGGAACCTCAGCCGGATGCTGGCCGAGCGGATCACCTTCCTGAACGATGAGCTGATCGCCTTCGGTCTGAACACCGAGGCCGCCCTGAGCCACGTCTTCACCAACCTGTACCGCCAGCGCGTCCAGGCGGGCGTGCCCCAGCCCGAGGTGCTGCCCCTGGGCACCCACGACATCATGCTCCGGATCTCGTCGAGCCGCGAGACGGTGTCGCGGGTGATGCGGAAGCTGGAGAAGCAGGGGCTGGTGAGCGTCCGGGGATCGAACGTGATCCTGCTCGATCCCGAAGGGCTGGAGCGGATTCCGCTGGAAGAGTCGGAAGCGGCCGAGTAG
- a CDS encoding fumarylacetoacetate hydrolase family protein has product MRLVRIRHDGTPRWGELDGETVHFTHGLAGGRSGGSTLFDPGTLLAPAEPSKIVCVGRNYLDHIRELGNDSGELPTEPGIFLKGPNALAEPGGTVIRPDWTQNFHFEGELALVIGTCARDLSPETALQHVAGYTCGLDLTARDLQKTDLQWFRAKAADRFCPLGPWLETDLDPADVRVQTRVNGATKQDSRTSHMIFDVPAILSYVSRYVTLEPGDVVLTGTPEGVGPLQSGDTVEVEVEGIGVLSTFIG; this is encoded by the coding sequence ATGCGACTGGTACGGATACGGCACGACGGCACTCCCCGCTGGGGCGAACTCGACGGTGAGACCGTCCACTTCACGCACGGTCTGGCGGGCGGGCGAAGCGGCGGCTCCACCCTCTTCGACCCCGGCACCCTGCTGGCCCCCGCCGAGCCCAGCAAGATCGTCTGCGTGGGCCGCAATTACCTCGACCACATCCGCGAGCTGGGCAACGACAGCGGCGAGCTGCCCACAGAGCCCGGCATCTTCCTGAAAGGCCCCAACGCGCTGGCCGAGCCCGGCGGCACGGTGATCCGCCCCGACTGGACGCAGAATTTCCATTTCGAGGGCGAGCTGGCCCTGGTGATCGGCACGTGCGCCCGCGACCTGAGCCCCGAGACGGCCCTCCAGCACGTCGCCGGCTACACCTGTGGCCTCGACCTGACCGCCCGCGACCTGCAGAAGACCGACCTGCAGTGGTTCCGGGCCAAGGCTGCCGACCGCTTCTGTCCGCTGGGCCCCTGGCTGGAGACCGACCTCGACCCGGCGGACGTGCGCGTGCAGACCCGCGTGAACGGGGCCACGAAGCAGGACAGCCGCACCAGCCACATGATCTTCGACGTGCCGGCGATCCTGAGCTATGTCAGCCGTTACGTGACCCTGGAGCCGGGAGACGTGGTGCTCACCGGCACCCCCGAGGGCGTAGGCCCTTTGCAGAGCGGCGACACCGTGGAGGTGGAGGTCGAGGGCATCGGCGTGCTGAGCACCTTCATCGGCTGA